GGGCCGATGGAGCGGGCGTGCACCTTGTCCTGCACCAGGTGGGCAAGCTTCAACATGGTGATGATGCCCACTGTGACCGGCTGATCATACGGCTCACCGGTCTTGCCGTCGTACAGCACCATTTTGCCCGATGTGGGCAGAGGCAGATTGGTGCGCTCGCTGACCGCCCGGGCGAAGGCCTGCAGTTCCTCGTCGCTCATCGCCGGGTTCACCTCTTCGCCGCGCATCTTGAGCCATTCGGTCAGGCAGATGCGCACGGCCAGGCGGTTGGACTCCGGAGAGGCGACCCGGTCCTCCGGCCCCATGACAAGCTCGGGGTCGTAGCCCTGTTCCAGGAGCCATTCATCCAGGACGGCGCGCCGCGCATAGCGGCGGTCGCGCGCCAGACGCTCCTGGTCATATCCCCGCCGGCCCAGATGATGCACCAGGTACAGCCGGCGCACTTCCTCATCATCTTGCAGGCTGTTCTCATCAATCCCCGAAGCCTTCACCCACTGCCAGGCTTCCTCGGTGATCTCCCGCCAGCGCCAATCCATCAGCCAGGCACGCGCCAGCTCGGCCGAGATATCTTCCTCGTCCGCGCCGTCGAAGACCGGCGACATAGCGCGGAATCCCAGGCGGTCGGCCGCCCAACCCAGATGCGTCTCCAGAATCTGGCCCAGGTTCATGCGGCCCGGCACACCCAGCGGGTTGAGGATAATCTGGACCGGTGTGCCGTCCTCCAGGAACGGCATATCCTCAATGGGCACCACCTTGGAGATGACGCCTTTGTTGCCATGCCGGCCGGCCATCTTGTCGCCCTCGGTGATCTTGCGCCGCTGGGCGACGCTGACGCGCACCATCTCGTCCACGCCGGCGGGCAGGTCGCGGTGATTGTCACGCGTGAAGACCTTCACATCAATCACCTTGCCGAACTCACCGTGCGGCAGGCGCAGGCAGGAGTCCTTCACATCGCGCGACTTCTCGCCGAAGATAGCATGGAGCAGTTTCTCCTCGGGGGATTTCTCCTTCTCACCGCGCGGGGTCACCTTCCCCACCAGGATATCCCCGGGCTTCACCACTGCGCCGATGCGGATAATGCCGTCCTCATCCAGGTTGCGCAGTGCGTCCTCGCCCACGTTGGGCACGTCGCGCGTGATCTCCTCCGGGCCGAGCTTGGTCTCCCGGGCCTCCACCTCATGTTTCTCGATATGGATGGAGGTGAACTTGTCCTCGCGCACCAGCTCCTCGCTGATAAGGATGGCATCCTCGTAGTTGCCGCCCTCCCAGGACATGAAGGCCACCAGCACGTTCTGGCCCAGCGCCATTTCGCCCTGTTCCGTGGAGCTGGAGTCCGCCAGCACCGTGCCCCTGCGCACCCGCTGGCCCTTGACCACTACTGGCCGCTGATCGATACAGGTGCTCTGGTTGGAGCGCTCGTACTTGCGGAGCTTGTAGACCCGGCGTTCGCCGGCATCGCTCATCACCTCGACCATGTCGCCGGTGACGCTCACCACCTCCCCATCCACGTCACTCACGATGACCTGGCCGGAGTCCACCGCGGCATGATATTCCATGCCCGTGCCCACCAGCGGTGCCTCGGGCCGGATGAGCGGCACCGCCTGGCGCTGCATGTTGGAGCCCATCAGGGCGCGGTTGGCGTCGTCATGCTCCAGGAAGGGGATGAGCGCCGCGGAGACGCTCACGATCTGCTTGGGCGATACATCCATGTACTCCACGCGCATGACCGAGTCGCGGAAGAACTGCTGACTGTGCCGCACGGAGACCCTTTCGTCAACGAATTCCCGCTTCTCGTTGAGCTTGGCGCTGGCCTGCGCGATGGTGTAGCGGTCTTCCATGTCAGCCGCCAGGTACTCGATCTCGTCGGTGGCAAAGGGCCAGACCGGCACCTCGTCGTTCGGCAGAGGGAGTGCCGCTAGGCGTGCGGCCAACTGTTCGTCAATGACCTGCCCGCGTGTGGCGATCGGTTCGTTGGTTTCCGGGTCAATGATGTCCTCGCGCACCCGCCGGCCAATCAGGTCCGGTGAGGTCTTGGGCAGGGTGTTGCGCACCTTGCGGTACGGCGTCTCGATGAAGCCGTACTCGTTCACCCGCGCATACGTGGAGAGCGAACCGATCAGGCCGATGTTCGGGCCTTCGGGCGTCTCAATGGGACAGATGCGGCCGTAGTGGGAATGGTGCACGTCACGCACATCGAAGCCGGCGCGCTCGCGGCGCAGGCCGCCAGGTCCCAGGGCAGAAAGCCGGCGTTTGTGCGTCAGCTCCGCCAGCGGGTTAGTCTGGTCCATGAACTGCGAGAGCTGGCTCCCGCCGAAGAACTCGCGGATGGCCGCCGTCACCGGCCGTGTGTTGATGAGGCTCATGGGCGTCATCTGGTCCGGCTCGCGGATGCTCATGCGCTCGCGCACCACCCGCTCCATGCGCAGGAGGCCGATGCGCATCTGGTTTTGGATCAGCTCGCCCACGGTCTTCACACGGCGGTTGCCCAGGTGGTCGATATCATCCCCGCTCTCCACGCCGTTGTTGACCAGGATCATGTGTTCGACGACCTTGACAAGGTCTTCTTTGGTGAGGGTGCGCTGGGACTTATCAATGGTGAGTCCCAGCCGGCGGTTCAGCTTATGCCGGCCGACCTTGCCCAGGTCATACCGCCGCGGCATGTAGAACAGCGACTCGAAAAAGCTCCGCGCATTGTCCAGCGTCGGAGGATCCCCCGGCCGCAGTTTCTTGTAAATCTCAATGAGCGCCTCGTTCTGGTTCTTAGTGGGATCGCGCTCCAGCGTGCTCTTAATGTACTGATGCTCCGGCACCGTATCCACTTGCTGGAACAGTTCCAGGATCTCCTCATCCGTCTCGAAGCCCATCGCCCGCAGGAGCACGGTCACCGGCAGTTTGCGTTTGCGGTCCACCTTGACCGACAGCACGTCGCGCTTGTTGGTCTCAAACTCCAGCCAGGCGCCCCGGCTGGGGATCAGCTTGGCCATGCACAGCTTGCGGCCGGTGGTGTGGTCCTCCTCCACGGTGAAATAGACGCCGGGCGAGCGAATGAGCTGGGAGACCACGACGCGCTCCGCGCCGTTGATAATAAACGTGCCTTTGTCGGTCATCCAGGGGAAATCCCCCATGAAGACCCACTGCTCCTGAATCTCCCCCAGCTCCCGGTTGATCAGCCGGACCTTGACATACAGCGGGCGCGAGAAGGTCGCGTCGCGCTCGCGGCAGTACTCCTCGGAATCGGTCGGCTCGCGGAACTCATATTCGTCAAAGTAGAGCTCGAAGTTCTTATTGAAGCTCTCAATAGGGTTAATCTCATCAAAGAGCTCGCGCAGCCCCTCTTCGCAGAACCAGCGGAACGAATCGATCTGCACCTCGATGAGTCGGGGCAGTTCGAGCACATCAGGAATCCTTGCGTATGTCTTTCGGGTTACCGCCATAGGCTATCTGGCTCCTCTCTCAAGTGTAAAAGGCCCGTTGCCCTCTTCTTTTCCGAAAATTGAGGGAAGTTCCCCTATCTCTCGGCACGTTGCACCAGCGGAACGGA
This genomic stretch from Anaerolineae bacterium harbors:
- a CDS encoding DNA-directed RNA polymerase subunit beta, which translates into the protein MAVTRKTYARIPDVLELPRLIEVQIDSFRWFCEEGLRELFDEINPIESFNKNFELYFDEYEFREPTDSEEYCRERDATFSRPLYVKVRLINRELGEIQEQWVFMGDFPWMTDKGTFIINGAERVVVSQLIRSPGVYFTVEEDHTTGRKLCMAKLIPSRGAWLEFETNKRDVLSVKVDRKRKLPVTVLLRAMGFETDEEILELFQQVDTVPEHQYIKSTLERDPTKNQNEALIEIYKKLRPGDPPTLDNARSFFESLFYMPRRYDLGKVGRHKLNRRLGLTIDKSQRTLTKEDLVKVVEHMILVNNGVESGDDIDHLGNRRVKTVGELIQNQMRIGLLRMERVVRERMSIREPDQMTPMSLINTRPVTAAIREFFGGSQLSQFMDQTNPLAELTHKRRLSALGPGGLRRERAGFDVRDVHHSHYGRICPIETPEGPNIGLIGSLSTYARVNEYGFIETPYRKVRNTLPKTSPDLIGRRVREDIIDPETNEPIATRGQVIDEQLAARLAALPLPNDEVPVWPFATDEIEYLAADMEDRYTIAQASAKLNEKREFVDERVSVRHSQQFFRDSVMRVEYMDVSPKQIVSVSAALIPFLEHDDANRALMGSNMQRQAVPLIRPEAPLVGTGMEYHAAVDSGQVIVSDVDGEVVSVTGDMVEVMSDAGERRVYKLRKYERSNQSTCIDQRPVVVKGQRVRRGTVLADSSSTEQGEMALGQNVLVAFMSWEGGNYEDAILISEELVREDKFTSIHIEKHEVEARETKLGPEEITRDVPNVGEDALRNLDEDGIIRIGAVVKPGDILVGKVTPRGEKEKSPEEKLLHAIFGEKSRDVKDSCLRLPHGEFGKVIDVKVFTRDNHRDLPAGVDEMVRVSVAQRRKITEGDKMAGRHGNKGVISKVVPIEDMPFLEDGTPVQIILNPLGVPGRMNLGQILETHLGWAADRLGFRAMSPVFDGADEEDISAELARAWLMDWRWREITEEAWQWVKASGIDENSLQDDEEVRRLYLVHHLGRRGYDQERLARDRRYARRAVLDEWLLEQGYDPELVMGPEDRVASPESNRLAVRICLTEWLKMRGEEVNPAMSDEELQAFARAVSERTNLPLPTSGKMVLYDGKTGEPYDQPVTVGIITMLKLAHLVQDKVHARSIGPYSLVTQQPLGGKAQFGGQRFGEMEVWALEAYGAAYALQEMLTIKSDDVSGRLRTYEAIVKGEEIRPPGVPESFRVLVKELQSLALSVEVLNEKEEVIEIGQEGQGEKLPKLGFGLSLPKGMDMGL